From the Solanum lycopersicum chromosome 10, SLM_r2.1 genome, one window contains:
- the LOC101250064 gene encoding protein yippee-like, whose amino-acid sequence MGRLFVLTLEGRIYKCKHCQTHFALADHIISKSFHCSHGRAYLFDKVVNVTVGAKEDRMMMTGMHTVVDIFCVGCGSIVGWKYEAAHDKTQKYKEGKFILERFKVAGPDGSLYTVSHDDELGSDDEP is encoded by the exons ATGGGTAGGCTTTTTGTGTTAACTCTTGAAGGACGCATCTACAAATGCAAACACTGTCAAACCCATTTTGCTTTGGCTGATCACATTATTTCTAAG TCATTCCACTGCAGTCATGGGAGAGCTTACCTCTTTGATAAAGT CGTGAACGTAACAGTTGGAGCAAAAGAAGATCGGATGATGATGACCGGAATGCACACTGTTGTTGACATATTCTGTGTGGGGTGTGGCTCAATTGTGGGCTGGAAATAT GAAGCTGCACATGACAAGACTCAAAAGTACAAGGAAGGGAAATTCATTCTTGAGAG GTTTAAGGTTGCGGGTCCAGATGGAAGCCTCTATACAGTAAGCCATGATGATGAGCTTGGAAGCGATGATGAACCTTAA